A genomic region of Fodinisporobacter ferrooxydans contains the following coding sequences:
- a CDS encoding DUF47 domain-containing protein, protein MFKKQSHFFDMLVDAVKHLYESSVKFREAFYAGEIQGSEFAIAMKELERKADEKTHAIIAALNATYLTPIDREDILALASKIDDVMDGIEACASRFDLYDITQVDTIMKSFATNIERTIAQLLSAFSALQSRRTNDIHQYCVAVNALEEEGDQLLRNGIKSLFKREKDPIVLIKIKEIYEILEDVTDSCEDVANVLESVVMTNA, encoded by the coding sequence ATGTTCAAAAAACAATCTCATTTTTTTGATATGCTTGTCGATGCGGTCAAGCATTTGTATGAAAGCTCTGTCAAATTTCGTGAGGCATTCTATGCTGGAGAAATCCAGGGAAGCGAATTTGCAATCGCAATGAAAGAATTGGAACGGAAAGCGGATGAAAAAACACATGCGATTATCGCCGCTTTAAATGCAACGTATTTGACACCGATCGATCGCGAGGATATTCTTGCACTTGCGTCGAAAATTGATGATGTGATGGATGGAATTGAAGCTTGTGCAAGCCGATTTGACCTATATGACATCACGCAAGTCGACACCATCATGAAATCATTTGCTACCAATATCGAACGCACAATTGCCCAACTCCTGTCGGCATTCTCCGCATTGCAAAGCAGACGGACAAACGATATCCATCAATACTGCGTCGCCGTAAACGCACTGGAAGAAGAAGGCGATCAATTGCTGCGAAACGGGATCAAATCATTGTTCAAGCGCGAAAAGGATCCCATTGTTCTTATTAAAATCAAAGAAATTTATGAAATTTTAGAAGACGTTACAGATTCCTGCGAAGACGTGGCGAATGTACTGGAATCTGTCGTAATGACGAATGCATAA
- a CDS encoding inorganic phosphate transporter, with translation MITLILIIVVLGLFFDFSNGFHDTANAIATSLSTKALTPRTAIILAALLNLLGALMFSGVAKTIGGSIADPLKIHNGMIVVLAALISAIAWNLITWYFGIPSSSSHALIGSLAGAVISAAGVQAVNFAGFISIIEYLIVSPIIAFIVGYILMNILQMAFANFPPRKVNKIFRSLQVLSAAFQAFSHGTNDAQKTMGIITFALVAGGFQHDLSIPLWVKVLAAVAMGLGTSVGGWRIIQTVGTKIMKLEPINGFSADLSSSLVIIISTLLHRPLSTTHVISSSIMGVGTAKGLRAVKWGMAGRIVIAWVITLPITAILAGFVYKLCAAFQ, from the coding sequence ATGATTACACTGATTTTAATCATTGTTGTGCTCGGCCTATTTTTTGATTTTAGCAATGGATTTCACGATACGGCAAACGCAATTGCCACTTCTTTATCGACAAAGGCTCTGACGCCCAGAACAGCCATCATACTTGCCGCTCTCTTAAACTTGTTAGGCGCACTCATGTTTTCCGGTGTCGCGAAAACAATTGGCGGAAGTATCGCAGATCCTCTAAAAATACATAATGGCATGATCGTCGTCCTGGCCGCTCTCATTTCTGCTATTGCCTGGAACCTGATTACCTGGTACTTCGGTATCCCAAGTTCGTCTTCCCACGCATTAATCGGTTCTCTTGCCGGCGCGGTAATTTCGGCAGCAGGCGTACAAGCTGTCAATTTTGCAGGCTTTATATCCATTATCGAATATCTGATTGTATCCCCGATTATCGCTTTTATCGTAGGATACATTTTAATGAATATTTTGCAGATGGCATTCGCCAATTTTCCTCCGCGCAAAGTAAACAAGATTTTCCGCAGCTTGCAAGTGCTCTCTGCCGCATTTCAAGCGTTTTCGCATGGTACAAACGATGCGCAAAAAACGATGGGAATCATTACGTTCGCTCTTGTTGCAGGTGGTTTTCAGCACGATTTGAGCATCCCTCTCTGGGTCAAAGTACTGGCTGCCGTAGCGATGGGGTTAGGGACTTCCGTTGGCGGCTGGAGAATTATCCAGACAGTCGGCACGAAAATTATGAAATTGGAGCCCATCAATGGTTTTTCGGCAGACTTGTCCTCGTCCTTGGTAATCATTATTTCTACACTTTTGCACCGCCCTTTAAGCACCACACATGTGATTTCTTCATCGATTATGGGCGTAGGCACGGCAAAAGGCTTGCGCGCTGTAAAATGGGGGATGGCCGGCAGGATTGTCATCGCATGGGTGATAACATTGCCGATCACCGCCATATTGGCTGGCTTTGTATACAAACTATGCGCCGCTTTTCAATAA
- a CDS encoding sulfite oxidase-like oxidoreductase: MTKHLKDRIPPGQFLTEKFPVLHAGDVPNVDLAAWNFKISGLVEKEIILDWNRFLALPQSRILCDIHCVTTWSRLDNVWDGVLFRDLMKLANVSPAAKFVLIHAEEGWTTNLPLEDLLGDHVLFAHSHDGKPLTPQHGWPLRLVVPHLYFWKSAKWVRGIEFLDHDVPGFWEERGYHLYADPWTEQRFRDDPEWYDTGVNSEEYYRTIKARVREEMRRRKNSQPAE; encoded by the coding sequence ATGACAAAACATTTAAAAGATCGAATCCCGCCCGGTCAATTCCTGACGGAAAAATTTCCGGTTCTGCATGCAGGCGATGTACCAAACGTAGATTTGGCTGCATGGAATTTTAAAATATCCGGTCTCGTTGAAAAAGAAATCATTCTCGACTGGAATCGCTTTCTGGCACTGCCCCAATCCCGCATCCTTTGCGACATCCATTGTGTTACCACTTGGTCCAGGCTTGACAACGTCTGGGACGGTGTGCTGTTTCGAGATCTGATGAAGCTCGCCAATGTGTCGCCAGCGGCAAAATTCGTTTTGATTCATGCAGAAGAGGGTTGGACGACAAACCTGCCTCTTGAAGATTTATTAGGAGATCACGTACTGTTTGCCCATTCCCATGACGGAAAGCCGTTGACACCCCAACATGGCTGGCCGTTACGGCTGGTAGTGCCACATCTTTATTTTTGGAAAAGCGCAAAATGGGTGCGCGGCATTGAATTTTTGGATCACGATGTTCCCGGTTTTTGGGAAGAACGGGGGTATCATCTCTATGCGGATCCTTGGACGGAACAACGATTTCGAGACGATCCGGAATGGTATGATACCGGGGTGAATTCAGAGGAATATTACCGCACCATAAAAGCTCGTGTCCGGGAAGAAATGAGACGCCGCAAAAACAGCCAGCCAGCCGAGTAA